A section of the Triticum dicoccoides isolate Atlit2015 ecotype Zavitan chromosome 7A, WEW_v2.0, whole genome shotgun sequence genome encodes:
- the LOC119331602 gene encoding BTB/POZ and MATH domain-containing protein 1-like: MATTCTVLTGAVRAVKLLKVDSFRLAYKTMREGEFLRTSWNVDGHDVEIRWYPGTAMAPVELVFLTKTASTCNVRASFGCLLVHPRLPQPHIGNEEKTVWHVFKHPKDCSLRVSLVDRPVLLDQTSRQGDYLTVQCTVTILKELAYTTTTVPAPASNMHQHFRELLRNGTGADVTFLVSGKAFAAHKLVLAARSPVFMAEFFGDMKEKSSRRVEIKDMEATVFGALLEFIYTDNVPELDRELEAVATMAQHLLAAADRYGIDRLKIMCEGKLIGGITVDTAATTLALAEQHNCPHLKEKCVEFIISTPAILDAVVATEGSKHLEASCPSALTSIVLSTRGRRN; this comes from the coding sequence ATGGCGACCACCTGCACGGTCCTCACCGGCGCCGTGCGTGCCGTGAAGCTGCTCAAGGTCGACAGTTTCCGCCTGGCGTACAAGACCATGCGCGAAGGTGAGTTCCTCAGAACCAGCTGGAACGTCGACGGCCACGACGTCGAAATCCGGTGGTACCCTGGGACAGCGATGGCACCGGTCGAGCTCGTGTTCCTCACCAAAACTGCAAGCACCTGCAACGTGAGGGCGAGCTTTGGCTGTCTCCTGGTACACCCGAGGCTGCCGCAGCCGCACATTGGCAACGAAGAAAAGACCGTGTGGCATGTGTTCAAGCATCCCAAGGACTGTTCGCTTCGAGTCTCGCTTGTGGACAGACCCGTTCTGTTGGACCAGACTTCACGCCAAGGAGACTACTTGACCGTCCAGTGCACCGTCACGATTCTGAAGGAGCTCGCTTATACGACAACGACGGTGCCTGCGCCGGCATCCAACATGCACCAGCACTTCCGGGAGCTCCTGCGGAACGGGACGGGAGCAGACGTCACGTTCCTCGTCTCCGGCAAGGCCTTCGCCGCGCACAAGCTCGTGCTGGCCGCGAGATCCCCGGTCTTCATGGCCGAGTTCTTCGGGGACATGAAGGAGAAGAGCTCCCGGCGCGTGGAGATCAAGGACATGGAGGCAACCGTGTTCGGGGCGCTGCTGGAGTTTATCTACACCGACAATGTTCCTGAACTTGACCGGGAGCTGGAGGCCGTGGCGACGATGGCTCAGCATCTGCTTGCGGCGGCTGACAGGTACGGGATTGACAGGCTCAAAATTATGTGCGAGGGCAAGCTCATCGGTGGCATCACTGTCGACACGGCGGCGACTactttggctttggcagagcagCACAATTGCCCGCACCTCAAGGAGAAGTGTGTCGAGTTTATCATCAGTACTCCTGCGATCCTTGATGCCGTGGTGGCGACGGAGGGGTCTAAGCATCTGGAGGCAAGCTGCCCTTCTGCGCTCACTAGCATTGTCCTGTCTACGCGTGGGAGAAGGAACTGA
- the LOC119331601 gene encoding peroxidase 2-like, translated as MRLAVVLLCALVAVQVALLAASSAEAGELVVGYYDKKCRGVENVVQWHVRRALKTNRRAGAALVRLLFHDCFVRGCDASVLLDASPENPHPEKEAPVNIGLAAFDLLEEIKAAVEDRCPGVVSCSDILIYAARDAAHALSNGNIHFDVPAGRLDGHVSSAAEAQAELPDSTFTVQQLIDNFARKDFDVEELVILSGAHSIGVGHCSSFTGRLTAPPEQINPAYRNLLNHKCHQGANPAVVNNVRDEDYETVSKFMPGFTSRVRKISDFLDNTFYHNNLARIVSFNSDWQLMTHTEARGHVHEYADNATLWDGDFADSLLKLSKLSMPAGSKGGIRKKCSIATHPLY; from the exons ATGAGGCTCGCAGTGGTTCTCCTGTGTGCCCTGGTGGCCGTCCAGGTCGCGCTCCTCGCTGCATCGTCGGCGGAGGCCGGCGAGCTGGTGGTCGGGTACTACGACAAGAAGTGCCGGGGCGTGGAGAACGTCGTCCAGTGGCACGTCAGGAGGGCGCTCAAGACCAACCGCCGCGCCGGCGCCGCCCTCGTCCGCCTCCtcttccacgactgcttcgtcaGG GGTTGCGATGCCTCTGTCCTGCTTGACGCGTCCCCGGAGAACCCTCACCCGGAGAAGGAGGCGCCGGTGAACATCGGGCTGGCGGCCTTCGACCTCCTGGAGGAGATCAAGGCGGCCGTCGAGGACAGGTGCCCCGGCGTGGTGTCCTGCTCCGACATCCTCATCTACGCGGCCCGCGACGCGGCCCACGCCCTCAGCAACGGCAACATCCACTTCGACGTCCCTGCCGGGCGCCTCGACGGGCACGTCTCCTCGGCCGCCGAGGCCCAGGCGGAGCTCCCGGACTCCACCTTCACCGTGCAGCAGCTGATCGACAACTTCGCCCGCAAGGACTTCGACGTGGAGGAGCTGGTCATCCTGTCCGGCGCGCACTCCATCGGCGTCGGCCACTGCTCCTCCTTCACCGGCCGCCTCACCGCGCCGCCGGAGCAGATCAACCCGGCCTACCGCAACCTGCTCAACCACAAGTGCCACCAGGGCGCCAACCCCGCCGTCGTCAACAATGTCCGCGATGAGGACTACGAGACGGTGTCCAAGTTCATGCCCGGGTTCACCAGCCGGGTGCGCAAGATCAGCGACTTCCTCGACAACACCTTCTACCACAACAACCTCGCCAGGATCGTCAGCTTCAACTCCGACTGGCAGCTCATGACCCACACCGAGGCCAGGGGCCACGTCCACGAGTACGCCGACAACGCCACGCTCTGGGACGGGGACTTCGCCGACTCCCTGCTCAAGCTCAGCAAGCTCTCCATGCCGGCAGGCAGTAAGGGCGGCATCAGGAAGAAGTGCAGCATCGCCACCCACCCTCTCTACTAA